The window GCGGGATCTGCGCGACGTTCTGGGCGATCCCGATGGAAAAGACGTTGCCCCACCCGACGTTGAAGCCGGCGAAGGCGCCGAGGTAGACCATGCCGAGCCCGACGACGCTGTCGTAGCCGAGCCCGCGCGCCAGCAGGATGGCCAGCGGCATCAGGGCCAGCACGTTGTTCGCGAAAGCGCCCACGGCCCCGCCCACCGACATCAGAAGCATCACCGCGAAGATGGCCAGATGCTCCCTGCCCTGCATTTTTCTGACTGAAGCGCTGGAAGAGGACGTGCACCGTTCCCGTCTTCTCCAGAATGTGGATGGCCGCGCCGCAGAAGAGCACCATGAAGACCATGGCGGCCGAGTCCTGGAATCCCTTGACCAGAGCGGGCGCCACCTTCCAGACCTGCTGGGGGGCCGGCGGCACGGCGTGGTAGGAGCCTGGAACGACGCGGTTCTGCGTTCCCAGCTCCGTCTTGACGACCTCGCGGTTGTACTCTCCGGCGGGGATCACCCAAGTGAAGCCGATCATGATCAGAATCATGATCAACAGAAACGCCAGGACGTGCGGCATCTTGAAGCGCTTGAGGGTGGGCGCGGCTTTCGTCTCGTTCATGGTGGAACCTCCTTGGGGTAATGAGATAGGAATTGAATATGCGTCCGAGTTTATCATGAAAGATACGTTTTGTGGCTTTTACCAGATAAAATGAACCATAGTTTCTTTTGCTTCGTCTCCTACGGTCGTTACGGTGGGGAAGCTGATAGAATGGAACGGGGGAATCCCCGCAATCGACGAGGAGGTGCTCTTAGTGAGAATCGCAGCCAAGGATCACGTGTTCGCCCTGTCGTCCGCGCATGCTCCGGCGGCCGAGGTGGAGTCGGGGAGCGTCGTCACCTTCGAGACCATGGACTGCTTCGCCAACGGCCTTGCCTGTGCGGACCAGCTCTTCAGCTCGATTGACTGGAACGAGATCAACCCTGCCACGGGCCCTCTGGCCGTGAGAGGGGCCCTGCCCGGGGACGTCCTGAAGGTGGAGATCCTGGACATTCGGTTGGCGGAGCAGGGGGTCATGGTGACGGTCCCGGGCTTCGGCGTCCTGGATCGAGAGATGGTCCGCGAGACCACGAAGATCGTCCGGGTCGAGGGTGGAAAGGCGGTTCTGAACGACCGCATCGAGCTTCCGGTCGCCCCGATGATCGGGGTGATCGGCGTCGCCCCGAAGGGGGACCCCATCGTGACGGGGACGCCCGGCGACCATGGCGGCAACATGGACTGCAAGAGGATCGTGAAGGGCGCCAGCCTCTACCTTCCGGTGAACGTCC of the Fretibacterium sp. OH1220_COT-178 genome contains:
- a CDS encoding acetamidase/formamidase family protein, translated to MRIAAKDHVFALSSAHAPAAEVESGSVVTFETMDCFANGLACADQLFSSIDWNEINPATGPLAVRGALPGDVLKVEILDIRLAEQGVMVTVPGFGVLDREMVRETTKIVRVEGGKAVLNDRIELPVAPMIGVIGVAPKGDPIVTGTPGDHGGNMDCKRIVKGASLYLPVNVPGALLALGDLHAVMGDGEIVVCGVEIAGEVDVRVSVLKGAVLPTPFLAEGGRLMTIASAETLDEAAAEATRRMHRFLLERLGIESHEAGMLLSAAADLRVCQVVDPLKTARVELPAWIAERYGFRLD